In a single window of the Acidobacteriota bacterium genome:
- a CDS encoding nucleoside hydrolase: MKRFLFCLVLILFSFAPLSQAESVVQTAPSKVILDTDIGDDIDDAWALAFILSHKEFDLLGVTIAHGNTPARAPIACKMLHITGRDAVPVAVGRKTSDGYAHQYTWAENFTAKRPIKQSAADFIVEQVKRYPGQVTLIAVGPLQNVADALRKEPNLGKYVKRVVLMSGCIYGTASNKDKLIREWNVYQSTADSQLVYGAGLPLTIVPLDSTTHLRLSDEERKQVRDYKSPLTYALECLYRLWLDNPTSRMTLHDQLAVAETASPSTFFGRKETLPIFVDAEGYTRIDHERGKPVVVCLEPKRDAFMQYYIGELIHQRLGM, translated from the coding sequence ATGAAACGATTCCTCTTTTGCCTCGTTCTTATCCTTTTCAGCTTTGCGCCATTGAGCCAGGCCGAAAGTGTCGTACAAACCGCGCCCTCCAAAGTCATTCTGGACACCGACATTGGCGATGACATTGACGATGCGTGGGCGTTGGCATTCATTCTTTCGCACAAAGAGTTTGACTTGCTGGGTGTGACAATCGCGCACGGAAACACGCCCGCGCGAGCGCCCATCGCCTGCAAAATGTTGCACATCACCGGACGCGATGCGGTTCCCGTTGCCGTCGGGCGAAAAACTTCCGATGGATACGCGCATCAATATACGTGGGCGGAAAACTTCACGGCCAAACGCCCGATCAAACAATCCGCCGCCGATTTCATTGTCGAGCAGGTCAAACGCTATCCCGGCCAAGTCACTTTGATCGCCGTTGGCCCGTTACAAAACGTGGCCGACGCGTTGCGCAAAGAGCCCAACCTGGGCAAATACGTCAAACGCGTCGTGCTGATGAGCGGCTGTATTTACGGAACCGCTTCCAACAAGGACAAACTTATTCGCGAATGGAATGTGTACCAATCCACGGCGGATTCTCAGCTTGTGTACGGCGCGGGATTGCCGCTGACGATTGTTCCGCTGGATTCCACCACGCATTTGCGGCTCAGCGATGAAGAGCGAAAACAGGTGCGCGATTACAAATCGCCGCTGACATACGCGTTGGAATGTTTGTACCGGCTGTGGCTGGATAATCCGACTTCGCGCATGACCCTGCACGATCAACTGGCCGTGGCCGAAACCGCCAGCCCTTCAACTTTTTTTGGCCGCAAAGAAACCTTGCCGATTTTCGTGGACGCTGAAGGCTATACGCGCATTGATCACGAACGTGGCAAACCTGTCGTTGTTTGTTTGGAACCCAAGCGGGATGCGTTTATGCAGTATTACATCGGCGAACTGATTCATCAGCGACTGGGGATGTAA